A genomic stretch from Malus domestica chromosome 15, GDT2T_hap1 includes:
- the LOC103436130 gene encoding GDP-mannose 4,6 dehydratase 1 produces MASETDTARSGSLTPNGSAPDSPEHRKVALITGITGQDGSYLTEFLLDKGYDVHGLIRRSSNFNTQRINHIYIDPHNAHKARMKLHYADLTDSSSLRRWLDIIAPNEVYNLAAQSHVAVSFEIPDYTADVVATGALRLLEAVRSHIAATGRTDIKYYQAGSSEMFGATPPPQSETTPFHPRSPYAVSKCAAHWYTVNYREAYGLFACNGILFNHESPRRGENFVTRKITRAVGRIKEGLQSKLFLGNLQASRDWGFAGDYVEAMWMMLQQEKPDDYVVATEESHTVEEFLEVSFGYVGLNWRDHVVIDKRYLRPSEVDNLKGDASKAKKVLGWKPKVGFQQLVKMMVDEDVELAKREKVLVDAGYMDAQQQP; encoded by the coding sequence ATGGCATCCGAAACCGACACCGCCAGATCCGGATCCTTAACCCCCAACGGCTCCGCCCCTGATTCGCCGGAGCACCGCAAGGTCGCTCTAATCACCGGCATCACCGGCCAGGACGGCTCCTACCTCACCGAATTCCTCCTCGACAAAGGCTACGACGTCCACGGCCTGATCCGACGGTCCTCCAACTTCAACACCCAGCGCATCAACCACATCTACATCGACCCCCACAACGCCCACAAGGCCCGCATGAAGCTCCACTACGCCGACCTCACCGACTCCTCCTCCCTCCGCCGCTGGCTCGACATAATCGCCCCCAACGAGGTCTACAACCTCGCCGCCCAATCGCACGTCGCCGTCTCGTTTGAGATCCCCGATTACACCGCCGACGTCGTTGCCACCGGCGCCCTCCGCCTCCTCGAGGCTGTCCGCTCCCACATCGCCGCCACCGGCCGCACCGACATTAAGTACTACCAAGCCGGGTCGTCCGAGATGTTCGGGGCCACCCCGCCTCCTCAGTCCGAAACGACGCCGTTCCACCCCCGATCCCCCTACGCAGTTTCGAAATGCGCGGCGCATTGGTACACCGTGAACTACCGCGAGGCATACGGGCTGTTCGCGTGCAACGGGATTCTGTTCAACCACGAGTCGCCGCGGCGGGGGGAGAATTTCGTGACCCGGAAGATCACCCGGGCCGTGGGTCGGATCAAGGAGGGATTGCAGAGCAAGCTGTTTTTGGGGAATCTGCAGGCGTCGAGGGACTGGGGTTTTGCCGGCGACTACGTGGAGGCGATGTGGATGATGCTGCAGCAGGAGAAGCCGGACGACTACGTGGTGGCGACGGAGGAGTCGCACACGGTGGAGGAGTTCCTGGAGGTGTCGTTTGGGTACGTGGGATTGAACTGGAGAGACCACGTGGTGATCGACAAGAGGTACCTGCGGCCGTCGGAGGTGGATAATCTGAAAGGGGATGCGAGCAAGGCGAAGAAGGTGCTGGGTTGGAAGCCGAAAGTCGGGTTTCAGCAGCTGGTGAAGATGATGGTGGACGAAGACGTTGAATTGGCTAAGAGGGAGAAGGTGCTTGTGGATGCTGGGTACATGGATGCTCAGCAACAGCCTTGA
- the LOC103436132 gene encoding uncharacterized protein isoform X2 produces MRHSKPNTKLKVGARFPYTRERCCNSAVFSSTWTLRFGRTEAAPMGASESTLSSSQRPAEEITTVSERSETADPVLEKLKSLKISTPLLTSPPAEGSLTDILVRKPSSSSVPSVVDPKVLLELFSMYREWQEDNVQKISKRQGEVENKIEVTDALAAKLLQRFNYSVSAMKTSSQHLSEGGDWGA; encoded by the exons ATGCGACACTCCAAGCCCAATACCAAACTCAAAGTCGGGGCGCGCTTTCCGTACACGCGCGAACGTTGTTGTAATTCCGCAGTATTCAGCTCCACTTGGACGCTGCGTTTCGGTCGTACAGAAGCAGCACCGATGGGTGCCTCAGAATCCACACTCTCAAGCTCACAG AGGCCGGCCGAAGAAATCACCACCGTGTCGGAACGATCAGAGACCGCCGATCCCGTCTTAGAGAAGctcaaatccctcaaaatc TCGACGCCCCTGCTGACTTCGCCCCCGGCTGAGGGCAGCTTGACTGACATTTTAGTGAGGAAGCCTTCGTCTTCTTCAGTGCCAA GTGTTGTGGATCCGAAAGTGCTATTGGAACTCTTCTCAATGTACCGTGAGTGGCAGGAGGATAATGTCCAAAAGATAAGCAAAAGACAG GGAGAGgtagaaaataaaatagagGTTACGGATGCTTTGGCTGCTAAACTTCTTCAACGTTTTAATTATTCAGTGTCGGCAATGAAGACATCTTCACAACATTTATCCGAAG GTGGAGATTGGGGAGCTTAA
- the LOC103436136 gene encoding uncharacterized protein: MRWKSWKAMPEEMNYNFDDINDNMLAYVNMLFVERYKQWKSDLHQYFQTFDDLHVAVKKGYSKEFEDWEENWNVKANKINREKKTLLHHSSSRPFSYRMEMRQQGVSKFPKIDVFADVYV; this comes from the exons ATGCGATGGAAGTCTTGGAAGGCGATGCCAGAAGAG ATGAACTACAATTTTGACGACATCAACGACAATATGTTGGCGTACGTCAACATGCTCTTCGTTGAACGGTACAAGCAGTGGAAGAGCGACCTGCACCAATATTTTCAGACATTTGATGATTTGCATGTCGCTGTTAAGAAGGGTTACTCGAAGGAGTTTGAGGATTGGGAAGAAAATTGG AATGTGAAAGCCAACAAGATCAATCGGGAGAAGAAgactcttctccaccattcgAGTTCGAGACCTTTCTCATATAGGATGGAGATGCGGCAGCAG GGGGTTTCAAAATTTCCAAAGATCGACGTCTTTGCAGACGTTTATGTTTGA
- the LOC103436132 gene encoding uncharacterized protein isoform X1, producing MRHSKPNTKLKVGARFPYTRERCCNSAVFSSTWTLRFGRTEAAPMGASESTLSSSQRPAEEITTVSERSETADPVLEKLKSLKISTPLLTSPPAEGSLTDILVRKPSSSSVPSVVDPKVLLELFSMYREWQEDNVQKISKRQGEVENKIEVTDALAAKLLQRFNYSVSAMKTSSQHLSEVHSLQVEIGELKGRLTEVISNCDALCRRISVEGPESLRSSIKPFAVCTTGQEIQSSSSSSDVQRDPDQSLPSAASKLD from the exons ATGCGACACTCCAAGCCCAATACCAAACTCAAAGTCGGGGCGCGCTTTCCGTACACGCGCGAACGTTGTTGTAATTCCGCAGTATTCAGCTCCACTTGGACGCTGCGTTTCGGTCGTACAGAAGCAGCACCGATGGGTGCCTCAGAATCCACACTCTCAAGCTCACAG AGGCCGGCCGAAGAAATCACCACCGTGTCGGAACGATCAGAGACCGCCGATCCCGTCTTAGAGAAGctcaaatccctcaaaatc TCGACGCCCCTGCTGACTTCGCCCCCGGCTGAGGGCAGCTTGACTGACATTTTAGTGAGGAAGCCTTCGTCTTCTTCAGTGCCAA GTGTTGTGGATCCGAAAGTGCTATTGGAACTCTTCTCAATGTACCGTGAGTGGCAGGAGGATAATGTCCAAAAGATAAGCAAAAGACAG GGAGAGgtagaaaataaaatagagGTTACGGATGCTTTGGCTGCTAAACTTCTTCAACGTTTTAATTATTCAGTGTCGGCAATGAAGACATCTTCACAACATTTATCCGAAG TTCATTCGTTGCAGGTGGAGATTGGGGAGCTTAAAGGAAGGTTAACAGAGGTCATTAGCAACTGTGATGCACTGTGCCGGAGAATATCTGTTGAAGGACCCGAATCCCTCCGGTCATCCATCAAGCCGTTTGCAGTCTGCACCACCGGCCAAGAAATCCAATCTAGCTCTAGCTCATCCGACGTGCAAAGAGATCCAGACCAAAGTCTACCATCCGCAGCATCCAAGTTAGACTGA
- the LOC103436137 gene encoding zinc finger CCCH domain-containing protein 6-like, whose translation MRMNLKRSRKSNSVSWASGPDLRQVKLFSSEDCPVAVGVKYQNHLQAKASYMSRSAPIEHDFPPGFERCVPVRQPKVERPLLRQIQWKCPSKFVMNEAWQVAAGEESEEVKAQKLRVTRVLEAVYPRLSAIPPNPSVSADVKAERCDDSLTPSVPLIPIEEIEQESQNLPSSDMDLDSDVECKPPALPQGLPASPQQIADDKPSLGNLPSQNADVIAAAVALTAIVESAEKGSLIDTDLLIKILNDPKMIQKLINEPGSLAKLGVAPTNSFTAPAPMPRTTVPSVPSSLPKTDMLTTAGGNLFPMAGTVGLGTTMNAIPLQSGSVQMSGLNPPAPSPPVPVTHSNFGTLPRLPNQIQTQPTIGAMTYPNRAPSPAFLVKEALLLPAKNINNCKNLIMQHGAEKQEIQYPFVAQKQIGNKFNLSKDMKMAPNFKPVGKKPKKPKQCKYFKGSNGCRNGVNCKFQHNMPLQCGNGNLIGGHIAKRAKPNGVNTLRM comes from the exons ATGAGAATGAATTTGAAGCGGTCGAGGAAATCGAATTCGGTATCTTGGGCTTCTGGACCCGATCTTCGTCAG GTAAAGCTGTTCTCTTCCGAAGATTGTCCTGTGGCTGTTGGCGTGAAATATCAAAATCATCTTCAAGCAAAGGCGTCATATATGTCGCGTTCAGCTCCTATAGAACATGATTTTCCCCCTGGGTTTGAACGCTGTGTTCCAGTGAGACAACCAAAAGTGGAACGGCCCCTCCTCCGTCAGATTCAATGGAAATGCCCTTCCAAG TTTGTCATGAATGAGGCCTGGCAAGTAGCAGCCGGTGAGGAAAGTGAGGAAGTCAAGGCTCAAAAGTTGAGAGTGACGAGAGTGCTCGAAGCAGTTTATCCTCGTCTTTCTGCAATTCCCCCTAA CCCCTCTGTTTCTGCGGATGTAAAAGCTGAGCGTTGTGACGATAGCCTCACTCCATCTGTCCCCCTTATTCCAATTGAAGAAATTGAACAAGAGTCCCAGAATTTACCATCATCtgatatggacttggattccGATGTAGAATGTAAGCCACCAGCCTTGCCCCAAGGTCTGCCCGCGTCTCCTCAGCAAATTGCCGATGATAAACCATCACTAGGAAACTTACCTAGCCAAAATGCGGATGTGATTGCTGCTGCAGTCGCATTGACTGCAATCGTGGAAAGCGCAGAGAAAGGAAGTTTGATCGATACCGATTTGCTCATTAAAATTCTAAATGACCCGAAAATGATCCAGAAATTGATTAACGAACCCGGATCACTGGCCAAACTAGGAGTTGCACCAACCAACTCCTTTACTGCACCTGCACCCATGCCAAGGACAACAGTTCCATCAGTTCCCTCATCTCTTCCAAAAACTGATATGCTAACGACTGCTGGTGGAAACTTGTTCCCTATGGCTGGTACAGTGGGACTGGGAACTACTATGAATGCGATCCCTCTTCAATCAGGTAGTGTTCAAATGTCCGGGTTGAACCCACCCGCACCATCACCACCCGTGCCCGTCACCCATTCCAACTTTGGCACGTTACCTAGGCTGCCAAATCAAATTCAAACACAACCCACCATCGGTGCAATGACTTATCCGAACAGAGCTCCATCACCGGCATTCTTAGTCAAGGAAGCCCTGCTCCTTCCGGCGAAGAATATCAACAACTGTAAGAACCTCATCATGCAACATGGAGCGGAAAAGCAAGAAATCCAGTACCCCTTTGTTGCACAAAAACAAATTGgtaacaaatttaatctctcgaAAGACATGAAAATGGCACCAAACTTTAAACCAGTAGGAAAGAAACCAAAGAAGCCAAAACAGTGCAAGTACTTTAAGGGCTCCAACGGATGCCGTAACGGCGTTAATTGTAAATTCCAGCATAACATGCCGCTTCAATGCGGTAACGGTAACCTTATTGGGGGCCATATTGCAAAGAGAGCGAAACCTAATGGGGTTAATACCTTAAGGATGTGa